In the Theobroma cacao cultivar B97-61/B2 chromosome 1, Criollo_cocoa_genome_V2, whole genome shotgun sequence genome, one interval contains:
- the LOC18611852 gene encoding uncharacterized protein LOC18611852, translating to MEAKSALRIDRKSSIESEPRTLNINEIQCAREAAMYVVRTRTIEEAMSIFTEGLAPVVSVARDNIGTMMNPKDMQYLEELHLQEIRDVVSAPF from the exons ATGGAAGCGAAATCAGCGTTAAGGATTGATAGAAAATCTTCCATAGAAAGTGAGCCAAGGACTCTTAACATTAATGAAATCCAATGTGCAAGA GAGGCTGCCATGTATGTGGTGAGGACGAGGACCATAGAAGAAGCCATGAGTATTTTCACTGAG GGATTAGCGCCGGTAGTAAGCGTGGCAAGAGATAATATAGGAACGATGATGAACCCCAAAGACATGCAGTATTTAGAGGAGCTGCATTTACAAGAAATACGGGATGTCGTTTCTGCACCTTTCTAG